In Streptomyces dangxiongensis, one DNA window encodes the following:
- a CDS encoding putative quinol monooxygenase has protein sequence MNKTLLAEFTAREGAEDEVAHLIVEYAKKVRVEEGNLAFDVYTRSANPRAYRILEVYRDEDAFQAHLKAPYGGPFNAALVPLIEEDGSVLTFLDPVT, from the coding sequence GTGAACAAGACCCTGCTCGCCGAGTTCACCGCCCGCGAGGGAGCGGAGGACGAGGTCGCCCACCTGATAGTGGAGTACGCGAAGAAGGTGCGCGTGGAAGAAGGCAACCTCGCCTTCGACGTCTACACGAGGTCGGCCAACCCGCGCGCCTACCGGATCTTGGAGGTGTACCGCGACGAGGACGCCTTCCAAGCGCACCTGAAGGCACCGTACGGCGGCCCGTTCAACGCGGCGCTCGTCCCGCTGATCGAGGAAGACGGCTCGGTGCTGACGTTCCTCGATCCGGTGACCTGA
- a CDS encoding DEAD/DEAH box helicase: protein MNRTYTNDRSARSRNGSAGARSGGYGRRPAAVQGEFALPRTLTPALPAVEGFADLDMPEQLLAELGRQGVTAPFPIQGATLPNTLAGRDVLGRGRTGSGKTLAFGLALLARTAGQRAEPRQPLGLILVPTRELAQQVTDALTPYARSVRLRLATVVGGMSIGRQAAALRGGAEVVVATPGRLKDLIDRGDCRLNHVGITVLDEADQMADMGFMPQVTALLDQVRPEGQRMLFSATLDRNVDLLVRRYLTDPVVHSVDPSAGAVTTMEHHVLHVHGADKQATTTEIAARDGRVIMFLDTKHAVDRLTQDLLNSGVRAAALHGGKSQPQRTRTLTQFKTGHVTVLVATNVAARGIHVDNLDLVVNVDPPTDHKDYLHRGGRTARAGESGSVVTLVTPSQRRGMVRLMSDAGIRPQTTQIHSGDEALSRITGAQAPSGIPVVITAPVAERPKRSSSSRGRRRPASASRRAPVRQSVFGAAA from the coding sequence ATGAACCGCACGTACACGAACGACCGCTCCGCCCGCAGCCGTAACGGCAGTGCCGGCGCCCGTTCCGGCGGTTACGGCCGTCGGCCCGCCGCGGTGCAGGGCGAGTTCGCGCTGCCCAGGACGCTCACCCCCGCGCTGCCCGCCGTCGAGGGCTTCGCCGATCTCGACATGCCCGAGCAACTGCTGGCCGAACTCGGCAGGCAAGGGGTGACCGCACCGTTCCCGATCCAGGGAGCGACGCTGCCGAACACCTTGGCGGGCCGTGATGTTCTGGGCCGCGGACGCACCGGTTCCGGCAAGACCCTCGCCTTCGGCCTCGCCCTGCTCGCCCGCACCGCTGGACAGCGCGCTGAGCCCCGCCAGCCCCTGGGGCTGATCCTCGTACCGACGCGTGAGCTGGCCCAGCAGGTGACCGACGCGCTCACGCCGTACGCCCGCTCCGTCAGGCTGCGGCTCGCCACGGTCGTCGGCGGCATGTCGATCGGCCGCCAGGCCGCCGCGCTGCGCGGCGGGGCCGAGGTTGTCGTCGCGACCCCGGGCCGGCTCAAGGACCTCATCGACCGCGGCGACTGCCGGCTGAACCATGTGGGCATCACGGTGCTGGACGAGGCCGACCAGATGGCCGACATGGGGTTCATGCCCCAGGTCACCGCGCTGCTCGACCAGGTCCGTCCGGAGGGGCAGCGGATGCTGTTCTCCGCCACCCTGGACCGCAACGTCGACCTGCTGGTCCGCCGCTACCTGACCGACCCCGTCGTGCATTCCGTCGACCCGTCGGCCGGCGCGGTCACGACGATGGAGCACCACGTGCTGCACGTCCACGGCGCCGACAAGCAGGCCACCACGACGGAGATCGCCGCCCGCGACGGCCGCGTGATCATGTTCCTGGACACCAAGCACGCGGTCGACCGGCTGACCCAGGACCTGCTCAACAGCGGAGTGCGGGCCGCCGCGCTGCACGGCGGCAAGTCGCAGCCCCAGCGCACCCGGACGCTGACGCAGTTCAAGACCGGGCACGTCACCGTCCTCGTCGCCACGAACGTCGCCGCCCGCGGCATCCATGTCGACAACCTCGACCTCGTGGTCAACGTCGACCCGCCGACCGACCACAAGGACTACCTCCACCGCGGCGGTCGTACGGCCCGGGCCGGCGAGTCCGGCAGCGTCGTCACCCTCGTCACACCGAGCCAACGCCGAGGCATGGTCCGCCTGATGTCGGACGCCGGAATCCGGCCGCAGACCACCCAGATCCACTCGGGCGACGAGGCTCTGAGCCGGATCACCGGTGCCCAGGCCCCGTCCGGCATCCCGGTCGTCATCACCGCGCCGGTGGCCGAACGCCCCAAGCGCAGCTCCTCCTCACGCGGCCGACGCCGCCCCGCTTCGGCGAGCCGGCGCGCCCCCGTACGCCAGTCCGTCTTCGGCGCGGCGGCCTAG
- a CDS encoding carbohydrate kinase family protein, protein MSPRQITVLGECVADAFAEPASTSSELALRVLPGGGPANTAVSLARLGTPTRFLARLSGDVFGRLFRAHLEASGVDLSDAVRAAEPSTLAVAELDATGQAAFSFHAQNTADWQWTTEELARVDLSDTACLHTGSLALVRQPGTTVVEDFLAAAAPHATISVDPNVRPLLVHPDVYRARLAHWCMLADVLRLSEDDLELLLPGTPPEQACDIWHAAGARLVVITLGADGALASLDGERVQVPAVPTSVADTVGAGDSFTAGLLHHLGARGLLGGRLTELRLDDVTEACRFGTRVAALTCSVAGPNPPWQSELAQLATADRAQRAGRPPSGTSRPNR, encoded by the coding sequence ATGAGCCCGCGTCAGATCACCGTTCTGGGGGAGTGCGTCGCGGACGCGTTCGCCGAACCCGCGAGCACCTCCAGTGAACTCGCCCTACGTGTACTGCCGGGCGGCGGACCTGCGAATACGGCAGTGTCCCTGGCCCGTCTCGGCACCCCGACCCGGTTCCTCGCGCGCCTGTCCGGCGACGTGTTCGGCCGTCTGTTCCGCGCCCATCTGGAGGCGTCGGGGGTGGACCTGTCGGATGCCGTCCGAGCTGCGGAGCCCAGCACGCTCGCCGTGGCGGAACTGGACGCCACCGGGCAGGCCGCGTTCTCCTTCCACGCGCAGAACACGGCCGACTGGCAGTGGACGACCGAGGAGCTGGCACGGGTCGACCTGTCCGACACCGCCTGCCTGCACACCGGATCTCTGGCTCTGGTCCGGCAGCCCGGCACGACGGTGGTCGAGGACTTCCTGGCGGCCGCCGCCCCTCACGCGACCATCAGCGTCGACCCCAACGTCCGGCCGCTGCTGGTGCATCCGGACGTCTACCGGGCCCGGTTGGCGCACTGGTGCATGCTCGCCGACGTGCTGCGGCTCAGCGAGGACGACCTGGAACTCCTGCTGCCGGGCACCCCGCCCGAGCAGGCGTGCGACATCTGGCACGCGGCAGGGGCGCGGCTCGTCGTGATCACGCTCGGTGCCGACGGCGCCCTGGCCTCGCTCGACGGCGAACGGGTCCAGGTGCCCGCCGTCCCGACGAGCGTCGCCGACACGGTGGGGGCGGGGGACTCCTTCACCGCCGGACTACTGCACCACCTCGGCGCTCGCGGGCTTCTGGGCGGCCGGCTGACGGAACTCCGCCTGGACGACGTCACGGAAGCCTGCCGCTTCGGTACCCGCGTCGCGGCCCTGACCTGCTCCGTTGCCGGTCCCAACCCGCCGTGGCAGAGCGAGCTGGCGCAGCTCGCCACGGCCGACCGCGCACAACGGGCGGGCAGGCCGCCCAGCGGCACATCGCGGCCGAACCGTTGA
- a CDS encoding cold-shock protein — MAAGTVKWFNAEKGFGFIEQDGGGADVFAHYSNIAAQGFRELLEGQKVTFDIAQGQKGPTAENIVPA, encoded by the coding sequence ATGGCTGCTGGTACCGTGAAGTGGTTCAACGCGGAAAAGGGCTTCGGCTTCATCGAGCAGGACGGTGGCGGCGCCGACGTGTTCGCCCACTACTCGAACATCGCCGCGCAGGGCTTCCGCGAGCTGCTCGAGGGCCAGAAGGTGACCTTCGACATCGCGCAGGGCCAGAAGGGCCCGACGGCCGAGAACATCGTTCCGGCCTGA
- a CDS encoding SCO5918 family protein, translating to MRCVIARFPFELTKIGVLESMKGIKPEPVTAESVIIGRRHYPVKQVGQVITRQDRRDFSAAEVLRAMARLGFTCRDLPKAAPLGILGSLQHASAMLGTPVTI from the coding sequence ATGCGCTGCGTCATCGCCCGCTTCCCCTTCGAGCTCACCAAGATCGGCGTGCTGGAATCGATGAAGGGCATCAAGCCCGAACCGGTCACCGCCGAGTCCGTGATCATCGGCCGTCGTCACTATCCCGTCAAGCAGGTCGGCCAGGTCATCACGCGCCAGGACCGCCGTGACTTCAGCGCCGCAGAAGTCCTCCGGGCCATGGCTCGGCTCGGCTTCACCTGCCGCGACCTCCCCAAGGCCGCGCCTCTGGGCATCCTCGGCTCGCTGCAGCATGCCTCCGCGATGCTCGGTACCCCCGTGACGATCTGA
- a CDS encoding ATP-binding protein yields MITTIASAAAVRPETAIADARDTARAFLEGLRQPAMTPDAADTVVLVVSELVTNALRHGGGRCTLELTAHPDIIEVAVHDPSRHVPRMRTPDLNGGTGGFGWPMVTRLAHATAVTRRAAGGKTVSACLAR; encoded by the coding sequence ATGATCACGACGATTGCCAGCGCCGCAGCCGTCCGTCCCGAAACAGCCATTGCCGACGCACGCGATACGGCACGGGCCTTCCTCGAAGGTTTGCGGCAGCCGGCCATGACCCCTGACGCAGCGGACACTGTGGTCCTGGTCGTGTCCGAACTCGTCACCAATGCCCTGCGCCACGGCGGGGGCCGCTGCACACTGGAACTGACTGCGCACCCTGACATCATCGAGGTCGCCGTTCACGACCCCAGCCGGCATGTGCCGCGCATGCGCACCCCTGACCTGAACGGCGGCACCGGGGGCTTCGGCTGGCCCATGGTCACCCGCCTGGCCCACGCCACGGCGGTCACTCGCCGGGCCGCCGGCGGCAAGACCGTGAGCGCCTGCCTTGCCCGGTAG
- a CDS encoding MerR family transcriptional regulator, producing MTADDTFGRLDDDDYPAYTMGRAAEMLGTTQGFLRAIGEHRLITPLRSAGGHRRYSRYQLRIAARARELVDHGTPVEAACRIIILEDQLEEAQRLNAEYRRAAESANPTAAA from the coding sequence ATGACAGCGGACGACACGTTCGGCCGTCTCGACGACGACGACTACCCCGCCTACACCATGGGCCGGGCCGCCGAGATGCTCGGCACCACCCAGGGCTTCCTCCGCGCCATCGGCGAACACCGCCTGATCACCCCGCTGCGCTCCGCGGGCGGCCACCGCCGCTACTCCCGCTACCAGCTACGCATCGCCGCCCGCGCCCGGGAACTCGTCGACCACGGGACCCCCGTCGAGGCCGCCTGCCGGATCATCATCCTCGAGGACCAACTCGAGGAAGCCCAGCGCCTCAACGCCGAATACCGCCGTGCCGCCGAATCAGCGAACCCAACGGCAGCAGCATGA
- a CDS encoding glycoside hydrolase family 32 protein, with amino-acid sequence MSSGRVSRHARTRMIAAVTTVCALSAAPLAPQAAAADSPTYSETYRPQFHFTPEKNWMNDPNGLVHYKGEYHLFYQYNPNGNSWGDMSWGHAVSKDLVHWKQLPLALSYDDNEMVFSGSAVVDWNNTTGFGTKKNPPMVAIYTSYNRMTGIQAQSIAHSTDRGRTWTKYQGNPVLDIGSKEFRDPKVQWYAPTKSWLMTVSLSTEHKVRFYSSKNLKDWKLLSEFGPSGATGGVWECPDLFPLAVDGDEKKIKWVLVVNINPGGITGGSGAQYFVGDFDGEKFTAEPWRSAQSIPREMALRTVDGRIRLTGQPVDSLASLREKHPATASGVTVKSTSQTLIGPAAKGEALDIEATFSLKDADHFGLKVRTGADGEETVIGYDTTTQELYVDRTNSGAVDFSDAFPGVQRAPLKAKNGKVKLRILVDRSSVEVFGGSGEAVITDQIFPDSASQGVQVFAENGSVKLDRARVWHLDSYRDRPRPTSTTEDTAP; translated from the coding sequence ATGAGCTCTGGACGCGTATCCCGGCATGCCCGCACACGGATGATCGCGGCGGTGACCACCGTCTGCGCCTTGTCCGCGGCCCCGCTGGCCCCCCAGGCCGCCGCCGCCGACAGCCCGACCTACTCCGAGACCTACCGGCCCCAGTTCCACTTCACGCCGGAGAAGAACTGGATGAACGACCCCAACGGCCTTGTCCACTACAAGGGCGAGTACCACCTCTTCTACCAGTACAACCCCAACGGCAATTCCTGGGGTGACATGTCCTGGGGCCACGCGGTGAGCAAGGACCTCGTGCACTGGAAGCAACTGCCGCTCGCCCTGTCGTACGACGACAACGAGATGGTGTTCTCCGGCAGCGCGGTCGTCGACTGGAACAACACCACCGGGTTCGGCACGAAGAAGAACCCGCCCATGGTGGCGATCTACACCAGCTACAACAGGATGACGGGCATACAGGCCCAGTCGATCGCCCACAGCACCGACCGCGGCCGCACCTGGACCAAGTACCAGGGCAACCCGGTCCTCGACATCGGCTCCAAGGAGTTCCGCGACCCCAAGGTCCAGTGGTATGCGCCGACCAAGAGCTGGCTGATGACGGTGTCGCTGTCCACCGAGCACAAGGTGCGGTTCTACTCGTCCAAGAACCTCAAGGACTGGAAGCTGCTCAGCGAGTTCGGGCCGTCCGGCGCGACGGGCGGCGTGTGGGAGTGCCCCGACCTGTTCCCGCTCGCGGTCGACGGGGACGAGAAGAAGATCAAGTGGGTTCTGGTCGTCAATATCAACCCCGGTGGCATCACCGGCGGTTCGGGCGCCCAGTACTTCGTCGGCGACTTCGACGGCGAGAAGTTCACCGCCGAGCCCTGGCGCAGCGCGCAGAGCATCCCCCGGGAGATGGCCCTGCGCACCGTCGACGGCCGGATCCGGCTGACCGGCCAGCCGGTCGACAGCCTGGCGTCCCTCCGGGAGAAGCACCCGGCGACGGCGTCCGGTGTCACTGTCAAAAGCACCTCGCAGACCCTGATCGGTCCTGCCGCCAAGGGCGAGGCGCTCGACATCGAGGCGACCTTCTCCCTCAAGGACGCCGACCACTTCGGCCTGAAGGTGCGCACCGGCGCCGACGGCGAGGAGACCGTCATCGGCTACGACACCACGACCCAGGAGCTGTACGTCGACCGCACCAACTCCGGCGCCGTGGACTTCAGCGACGCCTTCCCCGGCGTCCAGCGAGCCCCGCTCAAGGCCAAGAACGGCAAGGTCAAGCTGCGCATCCTCGTCGACCGGTCGTCCGTCGAGGTCTTCGGCGGCAGCGGCGAAGCCGTCATCACCGACCAGATCTTCCCCGACTCCGCAAGCCAGGGAGTGCAGGTCTTCGCCGAGAACGGCTCGGTGAAGCTGGACCGGGCCCGCGTCTGGCATCTCGACTCCTACCGCGACCGACCCCGACCGACTTCGACCACGGAGGACACCGCACCGTGA